From one Lolium rigidum isolate FL_2022 chromosome 4, APGP_CSIRO_Lrig_0.1, whole genome shotgun sequence genomic stretch:
- the LOC124647381 gene encoding homeobox-leucine zipper protein HOX15-like → MAQEDVDLALGLSVGSGTGNPHLLQPKEAPPLEPSLTLSLTIAVKREKVEEENKRAMIYYSAASSAADDDIEGCNNSGSSRKKLKLTKEQSALLEGRFKEHSTLDTKQKTALARQLNLRPRQVEVWFQNRRARTKLKQTEVDCELLKSCCETLTEENRRLHLELQQLHHQQQRHPTAAFFMPAAAMLSVCPSCNRLAPAPPAHAAAAADRPASKRSFFATNSAASARQLYPHKDRHASMN, encoded by the exons ATGGCGCAGGAAGATGTGGACCTAGCCCTGGGTCTCTCCGTCGGCTCCGGCACTGGCAACCCCCACCTGCTTCAGCCGAAAGAAGCACCGCCGCTGGAGCCATCGTTGACCCTGAGCCTAACCATCGCCGTaaagagggagaaggtggaggaggagaacaAGAGGGCCATGATCTACTACTCTGCGGCATCGTCAGCGGCGGATGACGACATTGAGGGGTGCAACAACAGCGGTAGCAGCCGGAAAAAGCTGAAGCTAACCAAGGAGCAGTCGGCGCTCCTGGAAGGTCGCTTCAAGGAGCACAGCACTCTCGACACG AAGCAGAAGACAGCTTTAGCAAGGCAGCTCAACCTCAGGCCAAGGCAAGTTGAGGTCTGGTTCCAAAACAGAAGAGCCAG GACAAAGCTGAAGCAAACGGAGGTGGACTGCGAGCTCCTGAAAAGCTGCTGCGAGACTCTCACCGAGGAGAACCGGCGCCTCCATCTTGAGCTCCAGCaactccaccaccaacaacaacGCCACCCAACCGCCGCGTTCTTCAtgcccgcagccgccatgctctcCGTCTGCCCCTCCTGCAACCGCCTCGCCCCTGCACCGCCCGCCCATGCCGCCGCCGCAGCTGACCGTCCTGCCTCCAAACGCAGCTTCTTTGCCACCAATTCTGCCGCCTCAGCTAGACAACTCTATCCACACAAAGATAGACATGCATCCATGAATTAG